The genomic DNA TGCGAGCGAGATATTCGTTTTATCCAGAGAAAACATGAATAACGATCTGCAGGATATTCTACAAAAGGTCGATCAGCCTTTCGAAATCATTCACTTGCCGTACCCGGAGAACGGTAAAAATCTTTATACTTACATTTAAGGTGCAATCGCAAATGAATCTTTCGATCGGAAAGTTCTTCATTATAAGCGTACTATTTCTTTTCACGTATTCCTTTTTGACGGCCCAGGAAGAGAATCGAAGAGAATGGAATAAAGCTGCGAAGCAGAAAATTTTAAATCTACAACAGAACGGCCAAGAAGCGCAAAGCTTGCCGTTTCTGGAGGAATACGTTCGAAAGAATCCTGCGGAACTGATGTATAGATTGTATCTAGCGAGGGCTTTATTTTGGAGATCCGATCTTGAACTTCCCAAACACGACGAAGATGTTTTTTCAAGAATGGAAAAAATCAAGAAAATCAGAGATAATTACTTGAGATCGGCTGCCATTTTTGAGGAGGCTTTAGGACACCTGTCTAAAATTGCCCCGAGAGATCCCGATCTAGGCAAATGGTTTTTCTTATGGGCGCTCAGCGAATGGTATGCAGGTAGGGAAGATCGGGCGATCCAAATTTTTAGGAAATCATTTAAATATGATTTTCGATTGAATCAGGCCAATTATAATATAGGAGCGATCTACGAAAGCTTAGGACAACTAAAAGATTCGCAAATTTATTATGGAACCTACTTGAAAAACGAAAAGGAATTGAAAGAAGAGGAGTAAATGGCCCGTATTGAACGCAGATTTCAGATGCTCCTAACAGATGAGGAGTTCGAGCTTTTAAAGCAAGAAGCGGATAAGCGGGACATGTCCGCCTCCGAACTGCTCAGAACTTGTTTTCGTAACGAAATATTCAGCTCGGATTCCTACCAAAGATTGGAAGCGCTGAAAGAGCTTTCTAACGTCTATCCTGGAACTATCAGTTGAAACTATTACTTAGCCACGATTCCTTTCATGAACTTATTCTCGGTTCTGAAAGTTCTAAAAAAGTGATCCGCGGCGCGTTGGAAGCCCTTACAAAGAAAAACGTAATATTCTATTTGTCGCTCTCCGCTCTAGATGAAATTCTTGCAGGAGAATCGGATTCTGTTAAGAAAGAAATACTTTGGACTCAATCTAAAAGCTTCTTTGCGGATCTTTTGCCTCTGAGAAAGGAAGAAATTTCGCTCGCTTTAAAATTATCTATTTCTAAAGAACTGGATTGGAAGAATTGGACCGATATCGCCGTAGCTTCCCTGTTAGATTTGAATGGAGTGTTAGCTAACGATCCTAAGTATAGAAAGCAGAATCTAATAAAAGTCTTACTCGCTCAGGAAATAGACCTCGACGGCGTCGCTTAACGGACTTACCTGATCGTATCCCGTGATGGGATCATAGAAGGAATTATAAGCGCCTACTTTAAAATAAAAGGTTAACCCTTTTTGCAAAAAGAGTAATTTCTTATCGTAAGGATCACGCGAAGTCTTCTTCTTTTTAGACTTTTGGGTTTGCTTCGTTTCCTCTTGGATTTCTTCGGGAGACTCGGCATTAAGACTGATAAGACGGTTGTCTATACATTGACAAAGTCTTTGACTCCCGTTTTCCGTCCGTTTGGGGCACGATGAGTCGTCGCCAGCAATCGGGTCCAAGTATTCGCTCATAGGTCGTTTTT from Leptospira fainei serovar Hurstbridge str. BUT 6 includes the following:
- a CDS encoding tetratricopeptide repeat protein, with amino-acid sequence MNLSIGKFFIISVLFLFTYSFLTAQEENRREWNKAAKQKILNLQQNGQEAQSLPFLEEYVRKNPAELMYRLYLARALFWRSDLELPKHDEDVFSRMEKIKKIRDNYLRSAAIFEEALGHLSKIAPRDPDLGKWFFLWALSEWYAGREDRAIQIFRKSFKYDFRLNQANYNIGAIYESLGQLKDSQIYYGTYLKNEKELKEEE